In Streptomyces hawaiiensis, one genomic interval encodes:
- a CDS encoding helix-turn-helix domain-containing protein, which yields MGDHKEQPLRVGAAVRRRRRALELTLAVVAARSGLSVPFLSQIENDRARPSTSSLEKVADALRTTAVELLAAADPACSVDVVRADGTEPLPQPRARSLVRGHHQMHASEFTGDHDGGREVRYRNDQLMYVADGAVEIEAEGRAYRLGRGDTLYLTGGVRHRWRAAESDTRVIVVAVAEHIEAVRDRPRR from the coding sequence ATGGGCGACCACAAAGAACAACCCCTTCGGGTGGGCGCGGCCGTGCGCCGGCGGCGCCGCGCGCTGGAGCTCACCCTCGCCGTCGTGGCCGCGCGCAGCGGCCTGTCGGTCCCGTTCCTGAGCCAGATCGAGAACGACCGGGCCCGGCCCAGCACCAGTTCCCTGGAGAAGGTCGCCGACGCCCTGCGCACCACCGCCGTGGAGCTCCTCGCCGCGGCCGACCCGGCATGCAGCGTGGACGTCGTCCGCGCCGACGGCACCGAGCCGCTGCCCCAGCCCCGGGCCCGCTCCCTGGTCCGCGGCCACCACCAGATGCACGCCTCCGAGTTCACCGGCGACCATGACGGCGGCCGTGAAGTCCGGTACCGCAACGACCAGTTGATGTACGTCGCCGACGGCGCGGTGGAGATCGAGGCGGAGGGCCGCGCCTACCGCCTGGGCCGCGGCGACACGCTGTACCTGACCGGCGGCGTACGGCATCGCTGGCGGGCGGCCGAGTCGGACACCCGCGTGATCGTCGTCGCCGTGGCGGAGCACATCGAGGCGGTCCGGGACCGGCCGCGCCGTTGA
- a CDS encoding quaternary amine ABC transporter ATP-binding protein has translation MSATLEAESLYKVFGRRPDRAVERLRDGADREELRAEGATAAVIDASFTVEPGQIFVVMGLSGSGKSTLLRMLNGLLEPSAGHVRFDGQDLTTLTDRELREVRSKKISMVFQHFALFPHRSVRENAAYGLEVQGVPRAERARRADEALALCGLAGWEKSWPDELSGGMQQRVGLARALATDADLLLMDESFSALDPLIRRDMQDQLLELQQKLKKTIVFITHDLNEAMRLGDRIAVMRDGRIVQIGTAQDILLRPENDYVASFTQDVDRSRVLTAGELMDTSVTADAPGCHCETATPDTPFTELCAISARLTHPVSVVDEDSKQIGVVQRQRLIGFLGDERDAAPRPCDFPRDKGGEKVIARA, from the coding sequence GTGTCAGCGACGCTTGAGGCAGAGAGCCTGTACAAGGTGTTCGGCAGAAGACCGGACCGGGCGGTCGAGCGGCTGCGCGACGGAGCCGACCGGGAGGAGCTGCGGGCCGAGGGCGCCACCGCCGCCGTGATCGACGCGTCCTTCACCGTCGAGCCCGGCCAGATCTTCGTCGTCATGGGCCTGTCCGGCTCCGGCAAGTCCACGCTGCTGCGCATGCTGAACGGCCTGCTCGAGCCGTCCGCCGGACACGTGCGCTTCGACGGCCAGGACCTGACCACGCTGACCGACCGCGAACTGCGCGAGGTCCGCTCCAAGAAGATCAGCATGGTGTTCCAGCACTTCGCGCTCTTCCCGCACCGCAGCGTGCGCGAGAACGCCGCCTACGGTCTGGAAGTGCAGGGCGTGCCCCGCGCCGAGCGCGCACGCCGCGCCGACGAGGCGCTCGCCCTGTGCGGCCTGGCCGGCTGGGAGAAGTCCTGGCCCGACGAGCTGTCCGGCGGCATGCAGCAGCGCGTGGGCCTGGCCCGCGCGCTCGCCACCGACGCCGACCTGCTGCTGATGGACGAGTCCTTCAGCGCCCTGGACCCGCTGATCCGCCGTGACATGCAGGACCAGCTGCTGGAACTCCAGCAGAAACTCAAGAAGACGATCGTCTTCATCACCCACGACCTGAACGAGGCCATGCGCCTGGGCGACCGCATCGCCGTCATGCGCGACGGCCGCATCGTCCAGATCGGCACCGCCCAGGACATCCTGCTGCGGCCGGAGAACGACTACGTCGCCTCCTTCACCCAGGACGTCGACCGCTCCCGCGTGCTGACCGCGGGCGAGCTCATGGACACCTCGGTCACCGCCGACGCCCCGGGCTGCCACTGCGAGACCGCGACCCCCGACACCCCGTTCACGGAGCTGTGCGCGATCAGCGCCCGGCTCACCCACCCGGTCTCGGTCGTGGACGAGGACAGCAAGCAGATCGGCGTCGTCCAAAGGCAGCGCCTGATCGGCTTCCTCGGAGACGAGCGGGACGCCGCCCCGCGGCCCTGCGACTTCCCGCGCGACAAGGGCGGAGAGAAGGTGATCGCCCGTGCCTAG
- a CDS encoding ABC transporter permease/substrate binding protein: MPRIQLGSWVNDAVDWLTTHMAWLFDFCKTVFLGLYDGINAVLQAPEPLLLAGIFAVIAFWLRGTLAGVLTFVGFAFIDSLALWEHAMMTLSLVLVATVIALVISIPMGIWAARSDRVSGLVRPVLDFMQTLPAMVYLVPAILFFGSGAPAGIVATLIFALAPGVRMTELGIRQVDKELVEAADAFGTTPRDTLLRVQLPLALPTVMAGVNQVIMLGLSMAAIAGMVGTDGLGGDVNQAIGQLDVGLGAEAGVAIVILAIYLDRMTSALGTQVSPLGRRAAAKLRAAQGLKIWSYRPRPAVAVIGVVVLALAAGGMGVFGGGTTGSTAAAGSKNVGQGKKISIGYIPWDEGVASTFLWKEVLEQRGYDVEAKQFDAGPLYTSLAQGDVDFQTDAWLPTTHAQYWKKYGKQLDDLGAWYDKTSLELSVPSYMKGIDSLADLKGKASEFGGKITGIESSAGEMALLKSKVLKEYGLDKEYKVVASSTPAMLAELKSAYAQKKPIVVTLWSPHWAYNDYDLKKLKDPKGAWGAGDGVHTLSRKGFADDDPTVAKWLKNFKMSEKELTSLEAEINKAGKGNQQDAVRAWLKQHPGLVDKLAPVQGGAGSTPAEAKRPLDVAWFPWDEDIAVTYLWKNVLERRGYQLNLKQMDVGPVYTGLASGDLDLNFDAWLPYAQKNYWDKNKDRLKDLGTWYEPTSLEIAVPSYVKGVDSLEDLKGKAGTFKGKIIGIEPGTGEMNLLKTKVLPGYGLDKEYEAVAGSTPAMLAELKRAYAKKEPIAVTLWSPHWAYSDYELTKLKDPKKAFGEGNTIRTISNEKFPEQYPQLTKWIKNFKMSEDELGSLESEIKNRGQGHEEEAVAAWLEQHPDMVRRMTPQ; this comes from the coding sequence GTGCCTAGAATTCAGCTCGGCAGCTGGGTCAACGACGCGGTCGACTGGCTCACCACCCACATGGCGTGGCTCTTCGACTTCTGCAAGACCGTCTTCCTCGGCCTCTACGACGGCATCAACGCCGTCCTCCAAGCGCCCGAACCGCTGCTCCTCGCCGGCATCTTCGCGGTGATCGCCTTCTGGCTGCGCGGCACCCTCGCCGGTGTCCTCACCTTCGTGGGATTCGCGTTCATCGACTCCCTCGCACTGTGGGAGCACGCGATGATGACCCTGTCGCTCGTCCTCGTGGCGACCGTCATCGCACTCGTGATCTCGATTCCCATGGGCATCTGGGCAGCCCGCTCCGACCGGGTCAGTGGTCTGGTGCGGCCCGTCCTGGACTTCATGCAGACGTTGCCGGCGATGGTCTACCTCGTTCCGGCGATCCTCTTCTTCGGCAGCGGCGCGCCCGCGGGCATCGTCGCCACCCTGATCTTCGCGCTCGCCCCGGGCGTGCGGATGACCGAGCTGGGCATCCGGCAGGTCGACAAGGAGCTGGTCGAAGCCGCCGACGCGTTCGGCACCACCCCTCGCGACACCCTGCTGCGCGTCCAGCTCCCGCTGGCACTGCCCACGGTCATGGCCGGTGTCAACCAGGTGATCATGCTCGGCCTGTCCATGGCCGCCATCGCCGGCATGGTCGGCACCGACGGCCTCGGCGGCGACGTCAACCAGGCCATCGGCCAGCTCGACGTGGGCCTCGGCGCCGAAGCCGGTGTCGCCATCGTGATCCTCGCGATCTACCTCGACCGCATGACCAGCGCCCTGGGCACCCAGGTCTCCCCGCTCGGCCGCCGCGCCGCCGCCAAGCTGCGCGCCGCCCAGGGCCTGAAGATCTGGTCGTACCGGCCGCGGCCGGCGGTCGCCGTGATCGGCGTCGTCGTCCTCGCCCTCGCCGCGGGCGGCATGGGCGTCTTCGGCGGCGGCACCACCGGCTCCACGGCCGCGGCCGGCAGCAAGAACGTCGGCCAGGGCAAGAAGATCAGCATCGGCTACATACCGTGGGACGAGGGCGTCGCCTCCACCTTCCTGTGGAAGGAGGTCCTGGAGCAGCGCGGCTACGACGTCGAGGCCAAGCAGTTCGACGCGGGCCCGCTGTACACCTCCCTCGCTCAGGGCGATGTCGACTTCCAGACGGACGCCTGGCTGCCGACGACCCACGCCCAGTACTGGAAGAAGTACGGCAAGCAGCTCGACGACCTCGGTGCCTGGTACGACAAGACGTCGCTGGAGCTGAGCGTGCCCTCGTACATGAAGGGCATCGACTCCCTGGCGGACCTCAAGGGCAAGGCCTCCGAGTTCGGCGGCAAGATCACCGGCATCGAGTCCAGCGCCGGGGAGATGGCCCTGCTGAAGAGCAAGGTCCTCAAGGAGTACGGCCTGGACAAGGAGTACAAGGTCGTCGCCAGCTCCACACCCGCCATGCTGGCCGAGCTGAAGAGCGCGTACGCCCAGAAGAAGCCGATCGTCGTCACACTCTGGTCGCCGCACTGGGCGTACAACGACTACGACCTCAAGAAGCTCAAGGACCCGAAGGGCGCCTGGGGCGCGGGCGACGGCGTGCACACCCTGTCCCGCAAGGGCTTCGCGGACGACGACCCGACGGTCGCCAAGTGGCTGAAGAACTTCAAGATGAGCGAGAAGGAGCTCACCAGCCTCGAAGCCGAGATCAACAAGGCGGGCAAGGGCAACCAGCAGGACGCCGTCCGCGCCTGGCTGAAGCAGCACCCCGGCCTGGTCGACAAGCTCGCCCCGGTGCAGGGCGGCGCCGGCAGCACGCCCGCCGAGGCGAAGCGGCCCCTGGACGTGGCCTGGTTCCCCTGGGACGAGGACATCGCCGTCACCTACCTGTGGAAGAACGTCCTGGAACGGCGCGGCTACCAGCTGAACCTGAAGCAGATGGACGTCGGCCCGGTCTACACGGGTCTGGCCTCGGGCGATCTCGACCTCAACTTCGACGCCTGGCTGCCCTACGCCCAGAAGAACTACTGGGACAAGAACAAGGACCGGCTCAAGGACCTCGGCACCTGGTACGAACCGACCTCCCTGGAGATCGCCGTGCCGTCCTATGTGAAGGGCGTCGACTCCCTGGAGGACCTCAAGGGCAAGGCCGGCACCTTCAAGGGGAAGATCATCGGCATCGAGCCGGGCACAGGTGAGATGAACCTGCTGAAGACCAAGGTCCTGCCCGGCTACGGCCTCGACAAGGAGTACGAGGCCGTCGCCGGCTCCACGCCCGCGATGCTGGCCGAGCTGAAGCGCGCGTACGCCAAGAAGGAGCCGATCGCCGTCACCCTGTGGTCGCCGCACTGGGCGTACAGCGACTACGAGCTGACCAAGCTGAAGGACCCCAAGAAGGCCTTCGGCGAGGGCAACACGATCCGCACCATCTCCAACGAGAAGTTCCCCGAGCAGTACCCGCAGCTCACGAAGTGGATCAAGAACTTCAAGATGAGCGAGGACGAGCTCGGCAGCCTGGAGAGTGAGATCAAGAACCGCGGCCAGGGCCATGAGGAAGAGGCCGTGGCCGCGTGGCTCGAGCAGCACCCGGACATGGTGCGGCGCATGACACCGCAGTAG
- a CDS encoding helical backbone metal receptor, with product MRVVSLVPSLTEAVARSAPATLAGATDWCTHPAGLDVVRVGGTKNPETGRILSLAPDLVIANEEENRAPDLMALRAAGVEVLVTEIRDMPQAFGELARVLDACGVTARPRWLDEAEEVWSSLPQPEKRLTAVVPIWRRPWMVLGRDTFAGDVLARLGVDLVHATHPDRYPRVPLEELRARAPDLVVLPDEPYRFTADDGPEAFPGLPCALVSGRHLTWYGPSLAEAPRVLGRALRAARP from the coding sequence TTGAGGGTCGTCTCGCTGGTCCCCTCGCTGACCGAGGCCGTGGCCCGGTCCGCGCCCGCAACCCTGGCCGGCGCCACCGACTGGTGTACGCATCCCGCCGGCCTGGACGTCGTACGCGTCGGCGGCACCAAGAACCCCGAGACCGGCCGGATCCTCTCCCTCGCGCCCGATCTGGTGATCGCCAACGAGGAGGAGAACCGCGCACCCGACCTCATGGCCCTGCGCGCGGCGGGCGTCGAGGTGCTGGTGACGGAGATCCGCGACATGCCGCAGGCCTTCGGGGAACTGGCCCGGGTGCTGGACGCCTGCGGAGTGACGGCCCGTCCGCGCTGGCTGGACGAGGCGGAGGAGGTCTGGTCGTCCCTGCCGCAGCCGGAGAAGCGGCTGACGGCGGTCGTGCCGATCTGGCGCCGCCCGTGGATGGTGCTGGGCCGCGACACCTTCGCGGGCGACGTCCTCGCCCGCCTCGGCGTCGACCTCGTGCACGCGACGCACCCCGACCGCTACCCCCGCGTCCCGCTCGAGGAACTCCGTGCCCGCGCACCGGATCTGGTGGTCCTCCCGGACGAGCCGTACCGCTTCACCGCGGACGACGGCCCCGAGGCCTTCCCCGGCCTGCCCTGCGCGCTCGTCAGCGGGCGGCACCTGACGTGGTACGGACCGTCACTGGCCGAGGCGCCGAGGGTACTGGGGCGGGCCCTGCGAGCAGCTCGCCCCTGA